Proteins from one Parachlamydia sp. AcF125 genomic window:
- the sctU gene encoding type III secretion system export apparatus subunit SctU, producing the protein MGEKTEKATPKKLRDARNKGQVAKSQDLPSAFTFIVSIWVTLAAGKFLFDHLGSFTVMAFQQIAKGSLDTAIPDLYFQGLTEIFITSIPVLGIVSVIGVLINFLIIGPMFALEVFKFDIKKFDPISNLKAKFKLKTLIELLKSIIKISIACYIVYDVMWKSLPVLIRAVSLPIDASLMVFYTFLMEVVIKVGLFFIIIAVADFIYQRKSFANEMKMEKFEVKQEYKNSEGDPHIKSKRRQIAQEIAYQEGPGGAVKRAQAVVTNPTHLAIAIGYKKEFDAAPFVMAKGEDIMAERIVKYAKEFNVPVVRNIKLARTLWEEADVNEFVPEETYELIAEILRWVAALNTDTQYEYTEK; encoded by the coding sequence ATGGGCGAAAAAACCGAAAAGGCGACGCCTAAAAAGTTACGCGATGCGCGCAATAAAGGGCAAGTGGCAAAGTCGCAGGATTTGCCTTCAGCTTTTACTTTTATTGTATCCATTTGGGTCACTTTAGCTGCCGGTAAATTTCTATTTGATCATTTAGGCAGCTTTACAGTTATGGCGTTTCAGCAAATTGCAAAAGGCAGCTTAGATACAGCAATTCCCGATCTCTATTTCCAAGGCTTAACAGAAATTTTTATCACTTCTATTCCCGTGCTCGGGATAGTCAGTGTGATCGGTGTTTTAATCAATTTTTTGATAATTGGCCCGATGTTTGCATTAGAAGTTTTTAAATTTGACATTAAGAAATTTGACCCTATTTCCAACTTAAAGGCGAAATTTAAACTCAAAACCCTGATTGAACTTCTCAAGTCTATCATCAAGATCTCAATCGCATGCTACATTGTGTACGATGTGATGTGGAAAAGTTTGCCTGTTTTGATAAGAGCCGTGTCATTGCCTATTGACGCCTCTTTAATGGTGTTTTACACCTTTTTGATGGAAGTGGTCATTAAAGTGGGGTTATTTTTCATTATCATTGCCGTCGCTGACTTCATCTACCAAAGGAAAAGTTTCGCCAACGAAATGAAAATGGAAAAATTTGAGGTTAAACAAGAGTATAAAAACTCTGAAGGTGATCCTCACATTAAAAGTAAGCGAAGGCAAATTGCACAAGAAATTGCCTATCAAGAAGGGCCTGGGGGAGCCGTAAAGCGTGCCCAAGCTGTTGTCACTAATCCGACACACTTAGCTATCGCAATTGGTTATAAAAAAGAGTTCGATGCTGCGCCTTTTGTGATGGCTAAAGGGGAAGATATAATGGCAGAGCGAATTGTCAAATATGCAAAGGAATTTAATGTGCCTGTAGTTCGCAATATTAAACTTGCCCGTACTTTGTGGGAAGAGGCAGATGTTAATGAGTTTGTCCCGGAAGAAACCTATGAATTGATAGCTGAAATTTTACGCTGGGTTGCGGCTCTTAATACAGATACTCAGTACGAATATACAGAAAAGTAG